A window of the Bufo gargarizans isolate SCDJY-AF-19 chromosome 1, ASM1485885v1, whole genome shotgun sequence genome harbors these coding sequences:
- the LOC122924764 gene encoding uncharacterized protein LOC122924764 yields the protein MTNTFSYDTITAENIVSRGNLPNEFLHIPNHEMKIREYERDRKRLIGWELHCSTLTEYYKNKWIPRGLRSHLRPTLFSEKKEFCERFESILNKCSLDLILLTIEELQTSIGKLALQIKTTEDQLTSTTPEEEITKTKERINKQLQEYQKYAEQGKRQKFVRGAEDYKLERVYRWKGNQQQQYYRGYRHPHYSGSSASDSDRSGHHEPRFLGNAPRRGKSRRGGPGGAGGNQEGRIQTRSQTH from the coding sequence ATGACGAATACCTTTTCATATGATACTATTACAGCAGAGAATATAGTGTCCAGGGGAAACTTACCTAATGAGTTCCTGCACATACCTAACCATGAAATGAAAATTCGCGAATACGAGCGGGACCGCAAGCGACTTATCGGATGGGAACTACACTGCAGCACACTCACTGAATACTATAAAAACAAGTGGATTCCGAGAGGCCTGAGATCTCATCTCCGACCTACACTCTTTTCAGAGAAAAAAGAATTCTGCGAACGCTTCGAGAGCATTCTGAACAAGTGCTCTCTTGACCTGATCTTACTAACTATAGAAGAATTACAAACATCAATTGGCAAACTAGCCTTACAGATCAAGACAACCGAAGACCAGCTGACTTCAACTACACCGGAAGAAGAAATCACTAAAACCAAAGAAAGGATCAATAAACAACTACAAGAATACCAAAAGTACGCGGAACAAGGAAAGCGACAGAAGTTTGTACGAGGCGCCGAAGACTACAAATTAGAGAGAGTCTACCGCTGGAAAGGAAATCAACAGCAACAATACTACCGAGGATACAGACATCCACACTATTCTGGCTCTTCGGCATCCGACAGTGACAGATCCGGACATCACGAACCCCGTTTTTTAGGCAACGCCCCACGGAGGGGCAAATCAAGACGCGGAGGACCAGGTGGGGCGGGAGGAAACCAAGAGGGACGCATACAGACACGCTCCCAG